One genomic segment of Odocoileus virginianus isolate 20LAN1187 ecotype Illinois chromosome 17, Ovbor_1.2, whole genome shotgun sequence includes these proteins:
- the NDEL1 gene encoding nuclear distribution protein nudE-like 1 isoform X2 has protein sequence MDGEDIPDFSSLKEETAYWKELSLKYKQSFQEARDELVEFQEGSRELEAELEAQLVQAEQRNRDLQADNQRLKYEVEALKEKLEHQYAQSYKQVSVLEDDLSQTRAIKEQLHKYVRELEQANDDLERAKRATIVSLEDFEQRLNQAIERNAFLESELDEKESLLVSVQRLKDEARDLRQELAVRERQQEVTRKSAPSSPTLDCEKMDSAVQASLSLPATPVGKGTENSFPSPKAIPNGFGTSPLTPSARISALNIVGDLLRKVGALESKLAACRNFAKDQASRKSYISGNVNCGVMNSNGTKFSRSGHTSFFDKGAVNGFDPAPPPPGLGSSRPSSAPGMLPLSV, from the exons ATGGATGGTGAAGATATACCAGATTTTTCAAGTTTGAAGGAGGAAACTGCTTATTGGAAGGAACTTTCCTTGAAGTATAAACAAAG CTTCCAGGAAGCTCGGGATGAGCTAGTTGAATTccaggaaggaagcagagagttAGAGGCAGAGTTGGAGGCACAATTAGTACAGGCTGAACAAAGAAATAGAGACTTGCAAGCTGATAACCAAAGACTGAAGTACGAAGTAGAAGCATTGAAG GAGAAGCTAGAACATCAATATGCACAGAGCTACAAGCAGGTCTCAGTATTAGAAGATGATTTAAGTCAGACTCGGGCCATTAAGGAGCAATTACATAAGTATGTAAGAGAGCTGGAACAGGCTAATGATGACCTGGAGCGAGCAAAAAG ggcaaCAATAGTTTCACTGGAAGACTTTGAACAAAGGCTAAATCAAGCCATTGAACGAAATGCATTTTTAGAAAGTGAACTTGATGAAAAGGAATCTTTGTTGGTCTCTGTACAGAGGTTGAAGGATGAAGCAAGAG ATTTAAGGCAAGAACTAGCTGTTCGGGAAAGACAACAGGAAGTAACTAGAAAGTCAGCTCCCAGTTCTCCAACGCTGGACTGTGAAAAGATGGATTCTGCCGTCCAAGCATCACTTTCTTTGCCAGCTACCCCTGTTGGCAAAGGAACGGAGAACAGTTTTCCTTCACCGAAAG CTATACCAAACGGTTTTGGTACCAGTCCACTGACTCCTTCAGCTAGGATATCAGCACTGAACATCGTGGGGGATCTCTTACGGAAAGTAGGG gCTTTAGAATCCAAATTAGCAGCTTGCAGGAATTTTGCAAAGGACCAAGCATCACGAAAATCCTATATTTCAGGGAATGTTAACTGTGGGGTGATGAATAGCAATGGCACGAAGTTCTCTCGATCAGGGCACACGTCTTTCTTCGACAAAGG GGCAGTAAACGGCTTTGAcccggctcctcctcctcctggtctgGGCTCCTCGCGCCCGTCGTCAGCACCGGGTATGCTGCCGCTCAGTGTGTGA
- the NDEL1 gene encoding nuclear distribution protein nudE-like 1 isoform X4 — protein MDGEDIPDFSSLKEETAYWKELSLKYKQSFQEARDELVEFQEGSRELEAELEAQLVQAEQRNRDLQADNQRLKYEVEALKEKLEHQYAQSYKQVSVLEDDLSQTRAIKEQLHKYVRELEQANDDLERAKRATIVSLEDFEQRLNQAIERNAFLESELDEKESLLVSVQRLKDEARDLRQELAVRERQQEVTRKSAPSSPTLDCEKMDSAVQASLSLPATPVGKGTENSFPSPKAIPNGFGTSPLTPSARISALNIVGDLLRKVGALESKLAACRNFAKDQASRKSYISGNVNCGVMNSNGTKFSRSGHTSFFDKGLQNFLRSC, from the exons ATGGATGGTGAAGATATACCAGATTTTTCAAGTTTGAAGGAGGAAACTGCTTATTGGAAGGAACTTTCCTTGAAGTATAAACAAAG CTTCCAGGAAGCTCGGGATGAGCTAGTTGAATTccaggaaggaagcagagagttAGAGGCAGAGTTGGAGGCACAATTAGTACAGGCTGAACAAAGAAATAGAGACTTGCAAGCTGATAACCAAAGACTGAAGTACGAAGTAGAAGCATTGAAG GAGAAGCTAGAACATCAATATGCACAGAGCTACAAGCAGGTCTCAGTATTAGAAGATGATTTAAGTCAGACTCGGGCCATTAAGGAGCAATTACATAAGTATGTAAGAGAGCTGGAACAGGCTAATGATGACCTGGAGCGAGCAAAAAG ggcaaCAATAGTTTCACTGGAAGACTTTGAACAAAGGCTAAATCAAGCCATTGAACGAAATGCATTTTTAGAAAGTGAACTTGATGAAAAGGAATCTTTGTTGGTCTCTGTACAGAGGTTGAAGGATGAAGCAAGAG ATTTAAGGCAAGAACTAGCTGTTCGGGAAAGACAACAGGAAGTAACTAGAAAGTCAGCTCCCAGTTCTCCAACGCTGGACTGTGAAAAGATGGATTCTGCCGTCCAAGCATCACTTTCTTTGCCAGCTACCCCTGTTGGCAAAGGAACGGAGAACAGTTTTCCTTCACCGAAAG CTATACCAAACGGTTTTGGTACCAGTCCACTGACTCCTTCAGCTAGGATATCAGCACTGAACATCGTGGGGGATCTCTTACGGAAAGTAGGG gCTTTAGAATCCAAATTAGCAGCTTGCAGGAATTTTGCAAAGGACCAAGCATCACGAAAATCCTATATTTCAGGGAATGTTAACTGTGGGGTGATGAATAGCAATGGCACGAAGTTCTCTCGATCAGGGCACACGTCTTTCTTCGACAAAGG
- the NDEL1 gene encoding nuclear distribution protein nudE-like 1 isoform X1, which translates to MDGEDIPDFSSLKEETAYWKELSLKYKQSFQEARDELVEFQEGSRELEAELEAQLVQAEQRNRDLQADNQRLKYEVEALKEKLEHQYAQSYKQVSVLEDDLSQTRAIKEQLHKYVRELEQANDDLERAKRATIVSLEDFEQRLNQAIERNAFLESELDEKESLLVSVQRLKDEARDLRQELAVRERQQEVTRKSAPSSPTLDCEKMDSAVQASLSLPATPVGKGTENSFPSPKAIPNGFGTSPLTPSARISALNIVGDLLRKVGALESKLAACRNFAKDQASRKSYISGNVNCGVMNSNGTKFSRSGHTSFFDKGQEKVIFPTLFMVCRAWAEDWSCAGLPFLLTGWTGLECACLLS; encoded by the exons ATGGATGGTGAAGATATACCAGATTTTTCAAGTTTGAAGGAGGAAACTGCTTATTGGAAGGAACTTTCCTTGAAGTATAAACAAAG CTTCCAGGAAGCTCGGGATGAGCTAGTTGAATTccaggaaggaagcagagagttAGAGGCAGAGTTGGAGGCACAATTAGTACAGGCTGAACAAAGAAATAGAGACTTGCAAGCTGATAACCAAAGACTGAAGTACGAAGTAGAAGCATTGAAG GAGAAGCTAGAACATCAATATGCACAGAGCTACAAGCAGGTCTCAGTATTAGAAGATGATTTAAGTCAGACTCGGGCCATTAAGGAGCAATTACATAAGTATGTAAGAGAGCTGGAACAGGCTAATGATGACCTGGAGCGAGCAAAAAG ggcaaCAATAGTTTCACTGGAAGACTTTGAACAAAGGCTAAATCAAGCCATTGAACGAAATGCATTTTTAGAAAGTGAACTTGATGAAAAGGAATCTTTGTTGGTCTCTGTACAGAGGTTGAAGGATGAAGCAAGAG ATTTAAGGCAAGAACTAGCTGTTCGGGAAAGACAACAGGAAGTAACTAGAAAGTCAGCTCCCAGTTCTCCAACGCTGGACTGTGAAAAGATGGATTCTGCCGTCCAAGCATCACTTTCTTTGCCAGCTACCCCTGTTGGCAAAGGAACGGAGAACAGTTTTCCTTCACCGAAAG CTATACCAAACGGTTTTGGTACCAGTCCACTGACTCCTTCAGCTAGGATATCAGCACTGAACATCGTGGGGGATCTCTTACGGAAAGTAGGG gCTTTAGAATCCAAATTAGCAGCTTGCAGGAATTTTGCAAAGGACCAAGCATCACGAAAATCCTATATTTCAGGGAATGTTAACTGTGGGGTGATGAATAGCAATGGCACGAAGTTCTCTCGATCAGGGCACACGTCTTTCTTCGACAAAGG gCAAGAAAAAGTCATATTTCCCACGTTGTTCATGG TCTGCAGAGCCTGGGCTGAGGACTGGAGCTGCGCTGGGCTTCCATTTCTCCTAACTGGATGGACGGGTCTGGAGTGTGCCTGTCTGCTCTCCTGA
- the NDEL1 gene encoding nuclear distribution protein nudE-like 1 isoform X3, with the protein MDGEDIPDFSSLKEETAYWKELSLKYKQSFQEARDELVEFQEGSRELEAELEAQLVQAEQRNRDLQADNQRLKYEVEALKEKLEHQYAQSYKQVSVLEDDLSQTRAIKEQLHKYVRELEQANDDLERAKRATIVSLEDFEQRLNQAIERNAFLESELDEKESLLVSVQRLKDEARDLRQELAVRERQQEVTRKSAPSSPTLDCEKMDSAVQASLSLPATPVGKGTENSFPSPKAIPNGFGTSPLTPSARISALNIVGDLLRKVGALESKLAACRNFAKDQASRKSYISGNVNCGVMNSNGTKFSRSGHTSFFDKGQEKVIFPTLFMGQ; encoded by the exons ATGGATGGTGAAGATATACCAGATTTTTCAAGTTTGAAGGAGGAAACTGCTTATTGGAAGGAACTTTCCTTGAAGTATAAACAAAG CTTCCAGGAAGCTCGGGATGAGCTAGTTGAATTccaggaaggaagcagagagttAGAGGCAGAGTTGGAGGCACAATTAGTACAGGCTGAACAAAGAAATAGAGACTTGCAAGCTGATAACCAAAGACTGAAGTACGAAGTAGAAGCATTGAAG GAGAAGCTAGAACATCAATATGCACAGAGCTACAAGCAGGTCTCAGTATTAGAAGATGATTTAAGTCAGACTCGGGCCATTAAGGAGCAATTACATAAGTATGTAAGAGAGCTGGAACAGGCTAATGATGACCTGGAGCGAGCAAAAAG ggcaaCAATAGTTTCACTGGAAGACTTTGAACAAAGGCTAAATCAAGCCATTGAACGAAATGCATTTTTAGAAAGTGAACTTGATGAAAAGGAATCTTTGTTGGTCTCTGTACAGAGGTTGAAGGATGAAGCAAGAG ATTTAAGGCAAGAACTAGCTGTTCGGGAAAGACAACAGGAAGTAACTAGAAAGTCAGCTCCCAGTTCTCCAACGCTGGACTGTGAAAAGATGGATTCTGCCGTCCAAGCATCACTTTCTTTGCCAGCTACCCCTGTTGGCAAAGGAACGGAGAACAGTTTTCCTTCACCGAAAG CTATACCAAACGGTTTTGGTACCAGTCCACTGACTCCTTCAGCTAGGATATCAGCACTGAACATCGTGGGGGATCTCTTACGGAAAGTAGGG gCTTTAGAATCCAAATTAGCAGCTTGCAGGAATTTTGCAAAGGACCAAGCATCACGAAAATCCTATATTTCAGGGAATGTTAACTGTGGGGTGATGAATAGCAATGGCACGAAGTTCTCTCGATCAGGGCACACGTCTTTCTTCGACAAAGG gCAAGAAAAAGTCATATTTCCCACGTTGTTCATGG GGCAGTAA